Proteins from a genomic interval of Tenacibaculum sp. SZ-18:
- a CDS encoding DUF3575 domain-containing protein yields MNNYLKTTCSKNSQKRKKTNYFVAVSLLTLSLFSMNVNAQEKEEVRQIKGNNELKINGLYLVAGGAEITYERILSNETALGLSLRFNIDNNNFYNFGALPYYRFYFGKKRAGGFFVEGNGAVLLDEFKKETTITINGNNGFINMNDVGDLKTRFGLGISVGGKFLSRNGWIGELSLGFGRVFGVENDASKVYSRAGITIGKRF; encoded by the coding sequence ATGAATAATTACCTAAAAACTACATGCTCAAAAAATTCTCAAAAGAGAAAAAAAACAAATTATTTTGTAGCTGTTTCTTTATTGACATTATCATTATTTTCTATGAATGTAAATGCACAGGAAAAAGAAGAAGTAAGACAAATAAAAGGAAACAATGAACTAAAAATTAATGGACTTTATCTAGTAGCAGGTGGTGCAGAAATTACTTATGAAAGAATTTTAAGTAATGAAACTGCTCTTGGACTTTCTCTTAGATTTAATATTGACAACAACAACTTTTATAATTTCGGAGCTTTGCCATACTACAGATTCTATTTTGGTAAAAAAAGAGCAGGAGGATTTTTCGTAGAAGGAAATGGAGCAGTTCTTTTAGATGAATTCAAAAAAGAAACCACTATAACAATCAACGGCAACAATGGATTTATAAACATGAATGATGTAGGAGATCTTAAAACTAGGTTCGGATTAGGGATTTCAGTTGGTGGAAAATTCTTATCAAGGAATGGGTGGATTGGTGAACTGTCTCTAGGATTTGGAAGAGTATTTGGAGTGGAAAATGATGCTTCAAAAGTTTATTCAAGAGCAGGAATTACAATAGGAAAAAGATTTTAA
- a CDS encoding fatty acid desaturase family protein produces MENPKFKSVAYEIDIYNTLRKRVKRNLAGKQLKYGGVSFWLKGLCWLLVTYISYTLLFQTDNGLLFWIYYVLFQMAGLLVGFSFGHDASHNTAFKNKKANQVLHFFSFLTFGIDPLLWGLRHIRSPHLYANVEGSDIDIDKNPFLRLAPSHPWTKKHAIQHIYAPFVYMLALVYSVFMGDWIYLFSKDYKWMRSGVSKNEMLIRFFLFKIVYFSLVLALPLLYSNFSISFVVITYLSSSAFTSLLFVVMLVGTHFFDEAEYYEADENGLESSWAVHQLKTSCDWNPNNAFARFLSGGSNCHAAHHLFPNICHTNYHKINSIIEEITKEYGLPYHKKSLFAMMKSHFKHLKRMGKLYY; encoded by the coding sequence ATGGAAAATCCTAAATTTAAAAGTGTTGCATACGAGATAGATATTTACAATACACTACGAAAAAGAGTTAAAAGGAATTTAGCTGGCAAGCAACTAAAATACGGAGGAGTAAGTTTTTGGTTAAAGGGTTTATGTTGGCTCTTAGTAACTTATATCTCTTATACGTTACTTTTTCAAACAGATAACGGTTTACTTTTCTGGATATACTATGTGCTTTTTCAAATGGCTGGCCTTTTAGTAGGTTTCAGTTTTGGACATGATGCATCTCACAATACGGCTTTTAAAAACAAAAAGGCAAATCAAGTTTTACATTTTTTCAGTTTTTTAACCTTTGGAATTGATCCATTACTATGGGGGCTTCGACATATTAGATCGCCTCATCTTTACGCTAATGTTGAAGGAAGTGACATCGATATCGATAAAAATCCGTTTTTGCGATTAGCACCTTCTCATCCTTGGACTAAAAAGCATGCCATACAACACATTTATGCACCTTTCGTATATATGTTAGCATTAGTTTATTCGGTATTTATGGGTGACTGGATTTACTTATTTTCAAAAGATTATAAATGGATGAGATCTGGTGTAAGTAAGAACGAAATGTTAATTCGATTTTTTCTTTTTAAAATAGTTTATTTCAGCTTAGTCTTAGCCTTACCTCTACTCTATTCTAACTTTTCAATAAGCTTTGTTGTAATCACATATCTTTCAAGCTCAGCTTTCACATCATTACTATTTGTGGTTATGCTTGTTGGAACTCATTTTTTTGATGAAGCTGAATATTACGAAGCTGATGAAAATGGTTTAGAATCTTCGTGGGCAGTTCATCAATTGAAAACGAGTTGTGATTGGAACCCAAATAATGCTTTTGCTAGATTTTTAAGTGGCGGATCTAACTGTCACGCTGCTCATCATTTATTTCCAAATATTTGTCATACGAACTATCACAAAATCAATTCGATCATTGAGGAAATCACAAAAGAATATGGACTTCCTTATCATAAAAAATCATTATTCGCAATGATGAAATCGCATTTCAAACATTTGAAAAGAATGGGGAAATTGTACTATTAA
- a CDS encoding oligosaccharide flippase family protein, with protein MYAFIPVITRLFSEEVFGVFMLFSSAVLLLKPLISYQLELAIVVPETTKKAINVFASLLFILLINSLVFFILIMLFTKQIVTFFNLQSLSYFIYFLPLAVFLYGASLALEYWNNRNEKFKTIAKAQLVKSSTMSIGQVTTGLSIKSLGLIPGYLIGLLFQIISLLKNSYSGLQQEIHHVSFTEMKQVLQQYKDIPIYSTIINFSNTLSNELPILLISNFFGIKATGIYGLASKVSKAPTGIVQNSVSQVFFSKATQIVNDQGDLKTFVLKTIKGLVISGALLFGGLAIISFFFEFIFGNEWKDVGLYTRILIPWLFFMFLSSPITPLITILNRQKVLLLFDILLLIFRFIALFVGFKLYDDLVISLILFSIVGAIFNIFMIIYLINISNKKQIGYQ; from the coding sequence ATGTATGCATTCATTCCTGTTATCACTCGATTATTTAGTGAGGAAGTTTTTGGTGTTTTTATGCTTTTCTCATCTGCTGTTTTGTTACTTAAACCACTGATTTCTTATCAACTTGAACTTGCTATTGTAGTTCCAGAAACAACTAAAAAAGCAATTAATGTTTTTGCATCTTTACTTTTTATTCTGCTTATCAACTCGTTGGTTTTTTTTATTTTAATAATGCTATTCACAAAACAGATTGTTACATTTTTCAATTTACAAAGTCTATCCTACTTTATTTATTTTTTGCCTTTGGCTGTATTTTTATACGGAGCTTCACTTGCGCTTGAATATTGGAATAATAGGAATGAAAAATTTAAAACTATTGCCAAAGCTCAATTGGTAAAGTCAAGCACCATGAGTATTGGACAAGTAACTACTGGATTATCGATTAAATCCTTAGGGCTTATTCCTGGTTATTTAATAGGATTGTTATTTCAAATTATTTCCTTATTAAAAAACTCTTACTCAGGTTTACAACAAGAAATACATCATGTATCATTTACTGAAATGAAACAAGTATTGCAACAATATAAAGACATTCCTATTTACAGTACAATTATCAACTTTTCCAATACACTATCTAATGAATTACCAATTCTTTTAATTAGTAATTTTTTCGGTATTAAAGCTACTGGAATTTATGGACTAGCAAGCAAAGTTAGTAAAGCGCCTACAGGAATTGTTCAAAACTCCGTAAGTCAAGTATTTTTCAGTAAAGCAACTCAAATAGTTAATGACCAAGGAGATTTAAAAACTTTTGTTTTAAAAACAATTAAGGGATTAGTAATTTCAGGTGCTCTATTATTCGGCGGATTGGCAATTATTTCGTTCTTTTTTGAATTCATTTTTGGAAATGAATGGAAAGATGTTGGATTATATACTAGAATTTTGATTCCTTGGTTGTTCTTTATGTTTTTATCTTCACCAATTACTCCTTTAATCACCATTTTAAATCGACAAAAAGTCTTACTACTTTTCGATATTTTATTATTAATATTTAGGTTTATAGCTCTATTTGTAGGTTTTAAACTTTATGATGACTTAGTTATTTCCTTAATCTTATTCTCAATTGTAGGAGCAATTTTTAATATTTTTATGATTATTTACTTGATCAATATTTCAAACAAAAAGCAGATTGGATATCAATAG
- a CDS encoding CapA family protein, producing the protein MDINSINITFTGDLNISGAFEPKIMNDNEIFCNELLCEFRRSDFVICNLEGPTTIAEFKNTTQTVIKSPRETINYLSKRNIKVFNLANNHIFDANNVGIDDTIQEIEQQKSLHFGIKNNKNDAVKIIEKNGVKIGLIGIAHTFPNKSGNYSIPNKSFTRLRKLVKKLHSRTDHIVVNFHGFEEFTLYPSPIKRKFLQKIAKLKKVSVVIAHHSHTFQGFEFIEKTPIFYSLGNFIFDIPNHKMYDYVDSAALVRFQFRKTDFSFDFVPFRVANGFVKKSNYEAFINHLYQISDFSNYKRTWRKEAHRVLFRKNNPKIASQQEGETLQNSNVFKILFTKKFYEKCKMILGDQTMFSLYTNAVYEEILNKFSSKKRSV; encoded by the coding sequence TTGGATATCAATAGTATCAATATAACTTTTACGGGTGATTTAAATATTTCAGGCGCATTCGAACCAAAAATAATGAATGACAATGAAATATTTTGTAATGAATTACTATGTGAATTCCGACGAAGTGATTTTGTTATTTGTAATTTAGAAGGTCCAACAACCATAGCCGAATTTAAAAACACCACACAAACAGTAATTAAAAGTCCAAGAGAAACTATAAATTACTTATCAAAACGAAATATTAAGGTTTTTAATCTTGCTAATAATCACATTTTTGATGCTAATAATGTAGGAATTGATGACACAATTCAAGAGATTGAACAACAAAAAAGTCTTCACTTTGGAATCAAAAACAATAAAAATGACGCCGTAAAAATCATAGAAAAAAATGGTGTTAAAATTGGGTTGATTGGTATTGCACATACGTTCCCAAATAAATCAGGAAACTACTCAATTCCTAATAAAAGTTTTACTCGATTAAGAAAGCTGGTCAAAAAGCTTCATTCAAGAACCGATCATATCGTTGTGAACTTTCATGGTTTTGAAGAATTTACTCTTTATCCTTCACCAATAAAAAGAAAATTCCTTCAAAAAATCGCCAAACTAAAAAAGGTTTCAGTAGTGATTGCGCATCATTCTCATACTTTTCAAGGATTTGAATTCATTGAAAAAACACCAATATTTTACTCATTAGGAAATTTTATTTTTGATATTCCTAATCATAAAATGTACGACTATGTTGATTCTGCAGCTTTGGTAAGGTTTCAATTTAGAAAAACAGATTTCTCATTTGATTTTGTTCCATTTAGAGTGGCTAATGGATTTGTAAAAAAATCTAATTATGAAGCTTTCATTAATCACTTATATCAAATCTCTGATTTCAGTAATTATAAACGCACGTGGCGTAAAGAAGCTCATCGAGTATTATTCAGGAAAAATAATCCCAAAATAGCATCTCAACAAGAAGGTGAAACTCTTCAAAATTCGAATGTTTTCAAGATTCTATTTACCAAAAAATTCTATGAAAAATGTAAAATGATTTTGGGTGATCAAACAATGTTTTCTCTTTATACCAATGCTGTTTACGAAGAAATATTGAATAAATTCTCATCAAAAAAACGTTCAGTTTAG
- a CDS encoding asparagine synthase-related protein gives MRIDLKINNGFLWFSSYNVHLKGYFFYENIFYEKQNAIHKLLKFQSISEFKKVVHQFNGIFTIVITIDNTTLLACDATRIFPLFYGIDNNQLLITDEIENFKSKFYCKESEIEMLSSLHCFGNKTLFDDIFITQSSELLTLQDDDIVRSEFLFSYATNEYSNDSYHNLKQKTIDAFDNAFKRLSESIKDKKLALPLSAGYDSRLIAAYLKKLEHKNVLCYTYGRASSFEIENSKKVAETLGFDWVFIPYTEKLIKGFTSSNEFKEFVKFAGKYSSTPNFQEYFAVKYLKQQNLIDETTVFISGYAGDLLGGSQFLKVIPEDFKTKKLIATLYKEKFHFYNHSNEQKLALQKTISKTLTHFNFSYSEKSAHSVFEDFDIKEKITKYIFNSSSFYTFFGYEVRFPFWDTTLLEHFKNMPVSSKLEKKLFDDVLVTNYFKPLNIHFKNDYKPDASHLKINQIKTFIKNLVPKRVLSKRLEKSDWNNYLLITNELKEELLKKNLPFEIPTKAYNQVVVQWYLYFCKNQI, from the coding sequence ATGAGAATAGACCTAAAAATAAATAACGGATTTCTTTGGTTCTCGTCTTACAACGTACATTTGAAAGGATATTTCTTTTATGAAAACATTTTTTATGAAAAACAAAATGCAATTCATAAACTATTAAAGTTTCAATCCATTTCAGAATTCAAAAAAGTAGTTCATCAATTTAATGGAATATTTACTATTGTAATTACCATTGACAATACAACTCTCCTAGCTTGTGATGCTACAAGAATTTTCCCGTTGTTCTACGGAATCGATAATAACCAACTTTTAATAACTGATGAAATTGAAAATTTTAAATCCAAATTTTATTGTAAAGAATCAGAAATTGAAATGCTTTCTTCTTTACATTGCTTTGGAAATAAAACATTATTTGATGATATATTTATAACACAATCTAGTGAATTACTGACGCTGCAAGATGATGACATTGTTCGTTCGGAATTCCTTTTTAGTTATGCTACGAATGAGTACAGTAATGATTCTTACCATAATTTAAAACAAAAAACTATCGATGCGTTTGATAATGCTTTCAAAAGATTATCAGAATCTATAAAAGACAAAAAACTGGCATTGCCGCTAAGTGCTGGCTACGACTCTCGATTAATTGCTGCTTATTTAAAAAAACTAGAACATAAAAATGTTCTCTGCTATACTTACGGAAGAGCTTCTAGTTTCGAAATTGAAAACTCAAAAAAGGTTGCTGAAACATTAGGTTTTGATTGGGTTTTCATTCCTTATACTGAAAAATTGATTAAGGGATTCACAAGTTCCAATGAATTCAAAGAGTTTGTAAAATTTGCAGGAAAATATTCTAGTACCCCAAATTTTCAAGAATACTTCGCTGTTAAGTATTTAAAACAACAAAATTTAATTGACGAAACAACTGTTTTTATTTCAGGTTATGCTGGTGACTTACTCGGTGGAAGTCAATTTTTAAAGGTGATTCCTGAAGATTTTAAAACTAAAAAACTTATCGCAACTCTTTATAAAGAAAAGTTTCATTTTTATAATCACTCGAATGAACAAAAATTAGCACTACAAAAAACCATATCGAAAACTCTGACTCATTTTAATTTTAGTTACTCCGAAAAATCGGCACACTCAGTTTTTGAAGATTTTGACATCAAAGAAAAGATTACAAAGTATATTTTTAACTCATCTAGCTTTTACACTTTCTTTGGATATGAAGTTCGATTTCCTTTTTGGGATACTACATTACTTGAACATTTCAAAAACATGCCTGTTTCATCTAAACTAGAGAAAAAGCTCTTTGACGATGTTTTGGTTACCAACTATTTTAAGCCTCTGAATATTCATTTCAAAAACGATTATAAACCAGATGCTAGCCATCTTAAAATAAACCAAATCAAAACTTTTATTAAAAATTTGGTTCCGAAAAGGGTTTTGTCAAAGCGTTTAGAAAAATCGGATTGGAATAATTATCTATTAATTACAAATGAATTGAAAGAAGAATTATTAAAAAAGAATTTACCTTTTGAAATTCCAACAAAAGCATATAATCAAGTTGTAGTTCAATGGTATTTGTATTTTTGTAAAAACCAGATTTAA